One region of Micromonospora ureilytica genomic DNA includes:
- a CDS encoding NAD(P)H-binding protein, which yields MTILVTGATGNVGRQVVAQLVQAGQPVRAMTRQPHPGRLPDGAEVVQGDFERPETWRAALDGVQSVYLFPFVYTAPDHGFVDEAVKAGVTRFVVHSAAAAGFAPGTGGDGALGRHLTEEREAHRGLELLVEASGAEWTHVRPGLLAANALQWADQIRSGRVVRGPYASAGYPVVHEADVADVAVAALLTDDHVGAAYTVTGPVKVSQAEQVTAIGASIGVQVRFEELDPAEARRQWLRDGFDEETVDWMIALLADAVDGTGALPPTDTYLRVTERPPRTFARWANDHAADFRPEETR from the coding sequence GTGACAATCCTAGTAACCGGAGCGACCGGAAACGTGGGTCGCCAGGTGGTGGCCCAACTGGTCCAGGCCGGGCAACCGGTGCGGGCGATGACCCGCCAGCCGCACCCGGGTCGGCTGCCGGATGGGGCCGAGGTGGTCCAGGGAGACTTCGAACGTCCCGAGACCTGGCGAGCGGCGCTGGACGGAGTGCAGTCGGTGTACCTGTTCCCCTTCGTGTACACCGCGCCCGACCATGGGTTCGTCGATGAGGCGGTCAAGGCCGGCGTCACCCGGTTCGTCGTGCACTCCGCAGCGGCGGCCGGGTTCGCACCCGGAACCGGAGGCGACGGCGCCCTCGGGCGGCACCTGACCGAAGAGCGGGAAGCGCACCGCGGGTTGGAACTGCTGGTGGAGGCCTCCGGCGCAGAATGGACCCATGTGCGGCCGGGCCTGTTGGCCGCCAACGCTCTGCAGTGGGCCGACCAGATCCGGTCCGGACGGGTGGTGCGCGGGCCGTACGCGTCCGCTGGCTATCCGGTGGTCCACGAGGCCGACGTCGCCGATGTGGCGGTCGCGGCGCTGCTGACCGACGACCATGTCGGTGCCGCGTACACCGTCACCGGCCCGGTGAAGGTCTCGCAGGCGGAGCAGGTCACCGCGATCGGCGCCTCCATCGGCGTGCAGGTGCGATTCGAGGAGCTCGATCCGGCCGAGGCGCGCAGGCAATGGCTGCGCGACGGCTTCGATGAGGAGACCGTCGACTGGATGATTGCGCTGCTCGCCGACGCGGTCGACGGGACGGGAGCGTTGCCGCCGACGGACACCTATCTGCGGGTGACGGAGCGACCACCGCGCACGTTCGCCCGTTGGGCCAACGACCATGCCGCCGACTTCCGGCCGGAGGAGACACGATGA
- a CDS encoding epoxide hydrolase family protein, whose product MSTIEPYRISVEPEVLVDLRERIGRTRWPQAPLEPGWESGTEPGYLRELLSQWQDFDWPAFEKTLNELPHYRFEGTHFIHARGRGPDPLPIVLTHGWPGSFLEYRDLIPLLTEPDDPADAFDVVVPSLPGFGFSDWPVSPGVVNAVVADRWHRLMTEGLGYRTFAAHGSDLGAGVTTQLAKLHPRSVTGILLSATAMPRPQPPWSDAEQRYLAWMDDWQAAEGAYAHQHATKPQTLGYGLTDSPAGLAGWIVEKYRDWSDSHGDVDARIGRAHLLATLTLYWATGTVTPSIRMYYEHRRQPTPVTERIPVPAGFALFPNEFVPLPNPPRELAERFYQVERWTELPRGGHFPAIEEPRLLAEELRAFFRPLRTQSDPFAQRSDIN is encoded by the coding sequence GTGTCGACGATCGAGCCGTATCGCATCTCCGTCGAGCCCGAAGTGCTTGTTGACCTGCGTGAGCGCATCGGCCGCACGCGCTGGCCGCAGGCACCGCTGGAGCCGGGGTGGGAGTCCGGCACCGAGCCGGGTTACCTGCGCGAGCTGCTGAGCCAGTGGCAGGATTTCGATTGGCCGGCCTTCGAGAAGACGCTCAACGAGCTGCCGCACTACCGGTTCGAGGGTACGCATTTCATCCACGCCCGCGGCCGGGGGCCAGACCCGCTACCTATCGTGCTCACCCACGGCTGGCCCGGCAGTTTCCTGGAATACCGCGACCTCATCCCGCTACTCACCGAGCCCGACGACCCGGCCGACGCTTTCGACGTGGTGGTGCCGTCGCTGCCCGGGTTCGGGTTCTCCGACTGGCCGGTATCCCCGGGCGTGGTCAACGCCGTCGTCGCGGACCGCTGGCATCGGCTGATGACCGAGGGCCTCGGCTACCGCACGTTCGCCGCCCACGGCAGCGACCTCGGCGCGGGCGTCACCACGCAGCTCGCCAAGCTGCATCCGAGGAGTGTCACCGGCATCCTCCTGAGCGCCACGGCGATGCCGCGGCCGCAGCCGCCGTGGAGCGACGCGGAGCAGCGGTACCTCGCATGGATGGACGATTGGCAAGCCGCCGAGGGTGCTTATGCACATCAACACGCGACGAAACCCCAAACCTTGGGGTACGGGTTGACCGACTCCCCCGCCGGGCTGGCCGGCTGGATCGTCGAGAAGTACCGCGACTGGTCGGACAGTCACGGCGACGTCGACGCACGGATCGGCCGTGCGCACCTCCTCGCGACGCTCACGCTCTACTGGGCCACGGGCACCGTTACGCCGTCGATCCGGATGTACTACGAGCATCGCCGGCAACCCACGCCGGTGACCGAGCGAATCCCGGTGCCGGCCGGCTTCGCGCTCTTCCCCAACGAGTTCGTACCGCTGCCAAACCCGCCGCGTGAGCTGGCCGAGCGTTTCTACCAGGTCGAACGCTGGACCGAGCTGCCGCGCGGCGGACATTTCCCGGCTATCGAGGAGCCGCGGCTGCTCGCCGAGGAGCTGCGAGCGTTCTTCCGCCCGCTGCGCACACAGTCTGACCCGTTCGCGCAGCGCTCTGACATCAACTGA
- a CDS encoding TetR/AcrR family transcriptional regulator, with product MTDETGRRRYESLRRAAQAAETRGEIASAARRLFLSRGWAATTVRDVAREAGVSVPTVYAVYGNKTGLIQALADAADIAADPSQSLAELEGAKNDPVRQLAAMAGYDRRLFERAGDLIALVREAGRTEPALATAYRDGRQQGDETRIQVFSSWPGGVLRQGLGIPSAVDIYAAICNIDVYTTLTGERGWQPDQVERWWAEALARELLT from the coding sequence ATGACCGACGAGACAGGCAGGCGGAGGTACGAATCACTGCGACGGGCGGCGCAAGCGGCAGAGACCAGGGGTGAGATCGCCAGCGCCGCTCGTCGACTGTTCCTCTCACGCGGCTGGGCGGCGACCACGGTACGTGACGTGGCACGGGAGGCGGGGGTTTCGGTGCCGACCGTCTACGCGGTGTACGGGAACAAGACCGGTCTGATCCAGGCCCTGGCCGACGCAGCAGACATCGCCGCAGATCCATCGCAGTCGCTCGCCGAACTGGAAGGGGCCAAGAACGATCCGGTGCGGCAACTCGCGGCGATGGCCGGCTACGACCGGCGCCTCTTCGAGCGCGCCGGTGACCTCATCGCGCTCGTACGCGAGGCGGGCCGCACCGAGCCCGCGCTGGCGACCGCCTACCGCGACGGCCGTCAGCAGGGGGACGAGACCAGGATCCAGGTGTTCTCGTCGTGGCCGGGCGGCGTTCTCCGGCAAGGATTGGGCATTCCGTCGGCCGTCGACATCTACGCGGCGATCTGCAACATCGACGTCTACACCACACTGACCGGCGAACGCGGCTGGCAACCCGATCAAGTCGAACGCTGGTGGGCCGAGGCCCTGGCCCGCGAACTCCTGACCTGA
- a CDS encoding DUF1772 domain-containing protein → MDVLMFATVAVLGFTACAEFGSYAFVHPVVKRLAPRDHILVEQGLLRTFGIVMPVLMTASLVLAISYAARPDGAGLPEVLRWVAAATWATGIVTTVVVNVPINLSTLRWDKDFPPERWQERRNRWEWFQGYRSWAYLAAFLLVALSVATVG, encoded by the coding sequence ATGGACGTGCTGATGTTCGCCACCGTCGCGGTGCTGGGGTTCACGGCGTGCGCCGAGTTCGGCTCCTATGCTTTTGTGCATCCGGTGGTCAAGCGTCTGGCGCCGCGTGACCACATCCTGGTCGAACAGGGTCTGCTGCGTACCTTCGGGATTGTGATGCCGGTGCTGATGACGGCTTCGCTCGTGCTGGCTATCAGCTACGCGGCCCGCCCTGATGGGGCGGGGTTGCCCGAGGTGTTGCGTTGGGTCGCGGCCGCGACCTGGGCCACGGGCATCGTCACGACCGTGGTCGTGAACGTGCCGATCAACCTGTCCACACTGCGCTGGGACAAGGATTTCCCTCCGGAGCGCTGGCAAGAGCGCCGTAACCGCTGGGAGTGGTTTCAGGGATACCGTTCGTGGGCCTATCTCGCGGCCTTCCTGCTCGTCGCCCTCTCAGTCGCCACGGTCGGCTGA
- a CDS encoding TetR/AcrR family transcriptional regulator, which translates to MGQKRISSSQRRASVLAAAIRIFGSKGFAATTTADIAREAAVSQPYVVSLFGSKDALIRAAIEHALDRVVEVFEQTIDDDAPGDLAPRIGVAYLQLFKEQGLQLCLAHAFTAGTDPEIGPLARDGFLRVYRVLVNRGDLTPEQASQILAAGMMANVILGLRLADDYDREPVIRELLSATYPSNVELLRTVTGAYDGVAPLQGGAGV; encoded by the coding sequence ATGGGCCAGAAACGAATCTCCTCGTCCCAGCGACGCGCTTCCGTGCTCGCTGCGGCGATCCGGATCTTCGGCAGCAAGGGCTTCGCCGCAACCACCACGGCAGACATCGCCCGCGAGGCGGCCGTGAGCCAGCCCTACGTGGTGTCTTTGTTCGGCAGCAAAGACGCGCTCATCCGAGCCGCGATCGAGCACGCGCTCGACAGAGTGGTCGAGGTGTTCGAGCAGACGATCGACGACGACGCACCTGGCGACCTCGCACCGCGTATCGGTGTCGCCTACCTTCAACTGTTCAAGGAGCAGGGATTGCAACTCTGCCTCGCGCACGCCTTCACCGCCGGCACCGATCCGGAGATCGGGCCACTCGCCAGAGATGGCTTCCTCCGCGTCTACCGAGTGCTCGTCAACCGCGGCGATCTCACACCCGAACAAGCCAGTCAGATCCTCGCCGCCGGCATGATGGCCAACGTCATCCTCGGCTTACGTCTGGCCGACGACTATGACCGTGAACCCGTAATACGCGAACTCCTCTCGGCGACCTACCCGAGCAATGTCGAGCTCCTCAGGACCGTCACCGGTGCCTACGATGGCGTCGCCCCTCTACAAGGCGGGGCCGGCGTTTGA
- a CDS encoding NADP-dependent oxidoreductase: MKAIRYHEFGSTEVLRQEEVERPVPGAGQVLVKVVATSFNPVDDHIRLGVLAEMIPTPLPITPGLDVAGTVAELGDGVSGLQVGDPIIAMFPLHEHGGAAEYAVVAADLVTAAPRSIPLTDAASLPLTGLAARQAAVELAGIKTGQTVLVIGAGGAVGSIVVQLAVEAGAKVTAVDGPQHADRLNGYGAEKVVDPLDLDAGPAPVGGPFDVVVNHVRLAPENLAKLTPYVADGGIVVSSAGPVPADEARSVRTAGVWVGPDASHLADLVSRIDNGVLKLHIADRRPLEELPTIHQDASNGKLLGKTLIVVA; this comes from the coding sequence GTGAAGGCTATTCGCTACCACGAGTTCGGCAGCACCGAGGTCCTGCGCCAAGAGGAGGTGGAGCGTCCGGTCCCCGGCGCCGGCCAAGTGCTGGTGAAGGTGGTGGCCACCTCGTTCAACCCCGTCGACGACCACATCCGGCTGGGTGTCCTCGCTGAGATGATCCCCACCCCGCTGCCGATCACCCCCGGCCTCGACGTCGCGGGCACCGTTGCCGAGCTCGGCGACGGAGTCAGCGGACTGCAGGTCGGCGACCCGATCATCGCCATGTTCCCGCTGCACGAGCACGGCGGAGCCGCCGAGTACGCGGTCGTGGCCGCCGACCTGGTGACCGCCGCGCCCCGCAGCATCCCTCTGACCGACGCCGCCTCACTACCCCTGACCGGGCTGGCCGCACGCCAAGCAGCCGTCGAGCTCGCCGGGATCAAGACCGGCCAGACCGTTCTCGTCATCGGGGCAGGCGGCGCGGTGGGAAGCATCGTGGTTCAGCTCGCCGTCGAAGCCGGCGCGAAGGTGACCGCCGTCGACGGCCCCCAGCATGCCGACCGTCTGAACGGCTACGGTGCGGAGAAGGTCGTCGACCCGCTGGACCTCGACGCAGGCCCGGCCCCTGTCGGTGGCCCCTTCGACGTGGTGGTGAACCACGTACGCCTGGCTCCCGAAAACCTCGCGAAGCTGACCCCCTACGTAGCCGACGGCGGCATCGTCGTCAGCTCCGCCGGCCCGGTGCCGGCCGACGAGGCACGCTCGGTACGCACAGCCGGCGTGTGGGTCGGCCCCGACGCCTCCCACCTAGCCGACCTCGTCTCCCGCATCGACAACGGCGTACTCAAGCTGCACATCGCCGACCGCCGACCGCTGGAGGAGCTGCCGACCATCCACCAGGATGCAAGCAACGGCAAGCTGCTCGGCAAAACACTCATCGTCGTCGCCTGA
- a CDS encoding MarR family winged helix-turn-helix transcriptional regulator, with amino-acid sequence MTGTPRWLDDEQQKLWQDLRTVVIGLPTLLDRQLERDEGISNFEYSVMARLSMTETHTMRLSDLAAQCDSTQPRLSKLMVRFEQQGWVTRCPDPNNGRYTLATLTDAGLHKVEDSAPAHVERVRQLVFDPLSAAQQRHLGAALSRIAALVREQLDGR; translated from the coding sequence ATGACCGGCACCCCCCGATGGCTCGACGACGAGCAGCAGAAGCTGTGGCAGGACTTGCGCACCGTGGTCATCGGGCTGCCCACGCTGCTGGACCGCCAGTTGGAGCGGGACGAGGGCATCTCGAACTTCGAGTACAGCGTGATGGCTCGGCTGTCCATGACCGAGACGCACACGATGCGGCTCAGCGACCTGGCCGCGCAGTGCGACAGCACGCAACCACGGCTGTCCAAGCTGATGGTCCGTTTCGAGCAGCAGGGGTGGGTCACCCGGTGCCCTGACCCAAACAACGGCCGGTACACCCTCGCGACCCTGACTGACGCCGGACTGCATAAAGTCGAGGACAGCGCCCCAGCTCACGTCGAGCGGGTCAGGCAACTGGTGTTCGACCCACTCAGCGCTGCACAGCAACGCCACCTCGGCGCCGCGCTCTCCCGCATCGCCGCTCTGGTACGCGAGCAACTCGACGGCCGGTGA
- a CDS encoding pentapeptide repeat-containing protein — MAPRWRVAVLGLAALGTVAVVTVFPAWLLTVDVGAARVDVMSPVDRASSVNAIRGQILQALGAVAVLSGAVLAWRQLQHSAAATREQLTVQREGQLTDRYTRAVEQLANVDTTVRIGGIYALDRIARESIDDRPNIVNVLAAYLRSMSPWPPGDEQVPAEDVPLRVRRPDAQTALTVLCRWNSAAVSPIEWLTADLSGTDLRNGNMSGGVLWHIRFTGSNLTGANLRDADLRGSDFTRALLDGADLTGAKRDETTWWPDGIPEP; from the coding sequence ATGGCGCCTCGTTGGCGCGTCGCGGTCCTCGGGCTTGCAGCCCTGGGCACGGTCGCGGTAGTCACCGTCTTTCCGGCTTGGCTGCTGACCGTCGACGTCGGCGCTGCAAGGGTCGACGTCATGTCGCCGGTCGACCGCGCATCGAGTGTCAACGCGATCCGCGGACAGATTCTGCAGGCGTTGGGCGCTGTTGCCGTGCTGTCCGGCGCGGTCCTGGCGTGGCGCCAACTGCAGCATTCGGCGGCCGCCACTCGTGAGCAGTTGACAGTGCAGCGCGAGGGGCAGTTAACCGACCGATACACCAGGGCTGTCGAGCAGCTCGCCAACGTTGACACGACCGTGCGGATCGGCGGCATCTACGCGCTCGACCGTATCGCTCGCGAGTCGATCGACGACCGTCCGAACATTGTGAACGTCCTCGCCGCCTACCTTCGGTCGATGTCGCCGTGGCCGCCAGGCGACGAACAGGTACCGGCCGAGGACGTTCCGCTGCGGGTCCGCCGACCGGATGCCCAGACCGCGCTGACGGTGCTCTGTCGCTGGAACTCCGCCGCTGTCAGTCCAATCGAATGGCTGACCGCCGACCTCAGCGGAACCGACCTGCGCAACGGGAATATGTCCGGTGGTGTCTTGTGGCATATCCGGTTCACAGGTTCGAACCTGACCGGCGCCAACCTGCGCGATGCGGACCTGCGGGGCTCCGACTTTACCCGCGCGTTGCTAGACGGCGCTGATCTCACCGGGGCTAAGCGGGACGAGACGACCTGGTGGCCCGACGGAATACCCGAACCCTAG
- a CDS encoding SMI1/KNR4 family protein, with product MLGPTIVFDTSGPLESPLTAEVLREVEAQLGRKLPAAYIDLAQRHNGGVLARGAHPSPSRTSWSADYVAVYRLAAIGRTASFSLCGELGNAFWIAEWGYPDIGLYIADCPSAGHDMIALDYRFPGKPTVVHVDQEWNYQITVIARDFETFLGGLVDETEFDGDD from the coding sequence GTGCTCGGTCCCACGATCGTCTTCGACACCTCCGGTCCGCTGGAAAGCCCGCTCACAGCCGAGGTTCTGCGGGAGGTGGAGGCGCAGCTTGGACGCAAGCTACCCGCTGCGTACATCGACCTGGCCCAGCGACACAACGGCGGGGTGTTGGCCCGTGGCGCCCACCCCTCGCCCAGCCGAACCTCGTGGTCCGCAGACTATGTGGCTGTGTACAGACTGGCGGCCATCGGTCGGACTGCTTCCTTCAGCCTGTGCGGCGAGCTCGGGAACGCGTTCTGGATAGCGGAGTGGGGCTACCCCGACATCGGCCTCTACATCGCAGACTGCCCCTCAGCGGGCCACGACATGATCGCCCTCGACTACCGATTCCCTGGCAAGCCGACAGTCGTACACGTCGACCAGGAGTGGAACTACCAGATCACGGTCATCGCCCGCGACTTCGAGACGTTCCTAGGCGGCCTCGTCGACGAAACCGAGTTTGATGGAGACGATTGA
- a CDS encoding cellulose binding domain-containing protein, translated as MRALTGRRSSRTVDLFIDVQLSTARCAMRKSLTAVAAIAVAMVAMMAAISHASAANTAAGCRVNYVVTSQWTGGFHADIAVTNLGDLVNGWTLRFAFPAVDQRLTQTWSATWAQAGQQVSATNLGWNATLGTIGSANIGFVGAWSGSNPIPASFTLNGVTCTGGVLPSVTPTRTTTPPVADYPAIVTWLSPTAGAVYTTPGTVPLAATATVGGGHSITSVSFRVDGVTAARGVRTTGDRYEALWTPPIGEPGTSTTFVLYVSAGTDQSLPGAAPPLLVTVVTPASTGTNQPPAAALSTPGGQTYFLEPTTVTLVADVADTDPGDLVTRVELYLGATRLAVTPTKSGQRYQFQTALSAGTSSTFTVRVHDSHGGLGISNPLTFTIR; from the coding sequence GTGCGTGCCTTGACAGGAAGGCGGAGCAGCAGGACAGTCGACTTATTCATAGACGTCCAGCTATCTACGGCGAGGTGTGCCATGCGGAAGTCGCTGACTGCTGTGGCCGCCATCGCTGTTGCCATGGTCGCGATGATGGCCGCGATCTCACACGCCAGTGCGGCGAACACGGCGGCCGGGTGTCGGGTGAACTACGTCGTCACCAGCCAGTGGACCGGTGGCTTCCACGCCGACATCGCGGTCACCAACTTGGGTGACCTAGTCAACGGGTGGACGCTGCGGTTCGCGTTCCCTGCAGTCGACCAGCGGCTCACGCAAACCTGGAGCGCCACCTGGGCCCAGGCGGGCCAGCAGGTCAGCGCGACCAATCTGGGCTGGAACGCGACCCTGGGCACCATTGGCTCCGCGAACATCGGTTTCGTTGGCGCCTGGTCGGGCAGCAACCCCATACCGGCGTCGTTTACGCTCAACGGCGTCACGTGCACCGGCGGCGTCCTGCCCAGCGTGACGCCGACCCGGACGACCACACCGCCGGTCGCTGACTACCCGGCGATCGTCACCTGGCTCAGCCCGACCGCCGGCGCGGTGTACACCACGCCGGGAACCGTCCCGCTGGCGGCGACCGCGACCGTGGGAGGCGGACACAGCATCACCTCGGTGTCGTTCCGGGTGGACGGCGTCACGGCGGCCCGGGGGGTGAGGACGACCGGTGACCGGTACGAAGCGCTGTGGACACCACCGATCGGGGAGCCCGGCACCAGCACCACCTTCGTGCTGTACGTCTCGGCCGGCACCGACCAGTCGCTGCCTGGCGCTGCGCCGCCGCTGCTGGTCACGGTGGTGACGCCGGCGTCCACCGGCACCAACCAGCCGCCGGCGGCGGCGCTGAGCACCCCCGGCGGGCAGACCTACTTCCTCGAACCGACGACCGTCACGCTGGTCGCCGACGTCGCCGACACCGATCCCGGGGACCTCGTCACCCGGGTGGAGCTTTACCTCGGCGCAACCCGGCTGGCCGTTACGCCGACCAAAAGCGGACAGCGCTACCAGTTCCAGACGGCCCTGTCGGCCGGCACGTCGTCCACCTTCACCGTGCGGGTCCACGATTCCCACGGCGGCCTCGGCATCTCGAACCCGCTGACCTTCACCATCCGTTAG
- a CDS encoding GNAT family N-acetyltransferase → MGTPVMIRQATPVDVEGIVEVHTQARTAYYIAGGISPDDLADPAQTQQRHDGWARAIHSPGRVVKCATQDGMVVGILSMGRPNSPTIDARTVGQLYQIHVIPSHWGNGIGARLHTSFVDYLTDSALPTGLLEVWQRNTRAQSFYSKLGWKPDGNRRPGPDGIDCVFLRLAATAAR, encoded by the coding sequence ATGGGTACCCCCGTGATGATCCGACAGGCCACGCCTGTAGATGTCGAAGGCATAGTCGAGGTGCACACTCAAGCGCGCACCGCCTACTACATCGCCGGAGGAATCAGCCCCGACGACCTCGCCGACCCGGCGCAGACGCAGCAACGCCATGACGGGTGGGCCCGCGCCATCCACTCACCGGGCCGGGTGGTGAAGTGCGCCACTCAAGACGGCATGGTCGTCGGCATCCTGAGCATGGGACGCCCAAACTCGCCGACCATAGACGCCCGCACGGTGGGCCAGCTCTACCAGATCCACGTAATACCCAGCCATTGGGGCAACGGCATCGGCGCCCGCCTGCACACCAGCTTCGTCGACTACCTCACGGACTCTGCCCTGCCGACAGGACTGCTTGAGGTCTGGCAACGCAACACCCGCGCACAGTCCTTCTACAGCAAACTCGGCTGGAAGCCCGACGGCAACCGCCGGCCCGGTCCAGATGGCATCGACTGCGTCTTCCTACGGCTCGCCGCAACTGCGGCGCGCTGA
- the asnB gene encoding asparagine synthase (glutamine-hydrolyzing) yields MCGVVGWVDFARDLRREGAVLRAMTATMSLRGPDAEGVWLDEHAGLGHRRLAVIDLSTGAQPMTVEHDGAAIAVITYSGEVYNYRELRTQLRGLGHEFRTESDTEVVLHAYLEWGENFAEHLNGMYAFGLWDPREQALLLVRDRMGIKPLYYRPMPDGVVFASEPKGVLAHPQVPAVVDTDGLRELLAFTKTPGHAIYRDLREVRPGEIVRVDRSGLRARRYWSLTPREHTDDRDTTVRTVRELLDDIVQRQLIADVPLGVLLSGGLDSSAITALAARALAAQGAGPVRSFAVDFAGQTEHFQQTGMHLTPDAPFVHEVAQHVGSDHTDIVLDSPALMDPLYRTGVLTAADVPPALGDMYTSLYLLFRAVRERSTVALSGESADEVFGGYAWFHDPAVIRADTFPWVAAVRAAAGDSRPPSLFAPDLKLDLPGYQDAAYRQALTEVDHLPGESPEEYRMREMFYLNLTRFVQVLLDRKDRMSMAHGLEVRVPFCDHRLVEYVYNVPWSLKSFDGREKSLLRAATADVLPASVVARRKSPYPSTQDPAYERMLADRARAVLTDPGAPVRALLDDNRARALAGAKLEGGALAVARRGVEMLLGLNEWLSRYPVRLELN; encoded by the coding sequence GTGTGTGGAGTTGTCGGATGGGTCGACTTCGCCCGTGACCTGCGCCGCGAGGGCGCGGTGCTGCGGGCGATGACGGCGACGATGAGTCTGCGCGGGCCGGACGCCGAGGGCGTGTGGCTCGACGAGCATGCCGGCCTCGGGCACCGGCGGCTCGCCGTCATCGACCTGTCGACCGGGGCGCAGCCGATGACCGTCGAGCACGACGGCGCCGCCATCGCCGTGATCACCTACAGCGGCGAGGTCTACAACTATCGCGAGTTGCGCACCCAGTTGCGCGGGCTGGGCCACGAGTTCCGCACCGAGAGCGACACCGAGGTGGTCCTGCACGCCTACCTGGAGTGGGGCGAAAACTTCGCCGAGCACCTCAACGGCATGTACGCCTTCGGCCTCTGGGACCCGCGCGAGCAGGCGTTGCTGCTGGTCCGTGACCGCATGGGCATCAAGCCGCTCTATTACCGGCCGATGCCGGACGGCGTGGTCTTCGCCTCCGAGCCCAAAGGCGTGCTCGCCCACCCGCAGGTGCCGGCCGTCGTCGACACCGACGGGCTGCGCGAGCTGCTCGCCTTCACCAAGACGCCCGGACACGCCATCTACCGGGACCTGCGCGAAGTGCGCCCCGGCGAGATCGTCCGGGTGGACCGGTCCGGGCTGCGCGCCCGCCGCTACTGGTCCCTCACCCCCCGGGAGCACACCGACGATCGGGACACCACCGTACGGACCGTGCGCGAGCTGCTCGACGACATCGTTCAGCGGCAGCTCATCGCCGACGTGCCGCTCGGCGTGCTGCTCTCCGGTGGCCTCGACTCGTCGGCGATCACCGCACTGGCCGCCCGCGCCCTCGCGGCGCAGGGTGCCGGGCCGGTGCGCTCGTTCGCTGTCGACTTCGCCGGGCAGACCGAGCACTTCCAGCAGACCGGGATGCATCTGACGCCCGACGCGCCGTTCGTGCACGAGGTCGCGCAGCACGTCGGCTCCGACCACACCGACATCGTGCTGGACTCGCCCGCCCTCATGGACCCTCTCTACCGCACCGGCGTGCTCACCGCGGCCGACGTACCCCCCGCGCTCGGCGACATGTACACCTCGCTCTACCTGCTCTTCCGCGCCGTCCGGGAGCGGTCGACAGTGGCGTTGTCCGGCGAGTCCGCGGACGAGGTCTTCGGCGGTTACGCCTGGTTCCACGATCCGGCCGTGATCCGTGCGGACACGTTCCCCTGGGTGGCCGCGGTCCGTGCCGCCGCGGGTGACTCCCGGCCGCCGAGCCTGTTCGCGCCCGATCTGAAGCTCGACCTGCCGGGCTACCAGGACGCGGCGTACCGGCAGGCGCTGACCGAGGTCGACCACCTGCCCGGCGAGTCGCCGGAGGAGTACCGGATGCGCGAGATGTTCTACCTCAACCTCACCCGGTTCGTGCAGGTGCTTCTCGACCGCAAGGACCGGATGAGCATGGCCCACGGCCTCGAGGTGCGGGTGCCGTTCTGCGACCACCGGCTCGTCGAGTACGTCTACAACGTCCCGTGGAGCCTCAAGTCCTTCGACGGGCGGGAGAAGAGCCTGCTCCGCGCCGCCACCGCCGACGTGCTGCCCGCCTCGGTGGTGGCCCGGCGCAAGAGCCCCTACCCGAGCACTCAGGACCCGGCCTACGAGCGCATGCTGGCCGACCGGGCCAGGGCCGTGCTGACCGACCCCGGCGCGCCGGTGCGGGCACTGCTCGACGACAACCGCGCCCGCGCACTCGCCGGTGCCAAGCTCGAGGGCGGCGCCCTGGCGGTGGCCCGGCGCGGCGTGGAGATGCTGCTGGGGCTCAACGAGTGGTTGAGTCGCTATCCCGTACGCCTGGAGCTGAACTGA